GTCTCAAATACCCTACCGTCattggtttttattataatattcaataagttcaaaaaatcattgtgtcgtataaaaatattggtctGCGTACAGTGCGCGTGCAGTCAATTTTTATGGGAGGAGTGGGTCATTTTATGTAGATTAAACCACGGTTAGATATTTTTGATCTGTGGTAACGTGGTATAATAACTACACATAACATAACCTAcgctaaatgtttaaaatatcaaaaacggTACTAAACAACTTAATGGGATGGGGCTATTTCTTGTCAATACATTCTGCCtactacctactttatattatataatttatattttatagaatacctatttatactGCAGTGTGCAATTTATTTATGGAATCCATAACAtactaaataaacaaatcaataaataattaaatattatgattatattattaataatatttatttaattgattattaaataataaataaaatataataatataaccttccaattattaatatcaaaattaaatatttatattaattattggagTCTTTTTCCTGTTTGTATTTTGTTGGCATTAAACctgtcaataatttaaaaactattttttgaaatgaataaaataGTGATGTTACAAAGTCTTTCTCAGccaattattgtgtttttttttttttaatattttgacttttttattgtGACTACAGTCTACATTAAGTTACCCACTgaagttttgatattatttaattttatctcgCTGCTATCATCGAATTGTAGATCagataattacttttttaattgcattcacgcaatcaacaaaatatttaaacctaatagattattatttattttctatatagttaggtacctcctaatcatttaaaataatatatatttttctaaataaaattaaacttctaCGAGTCTAAAATCccttttcaattatatttttctaatattaatatacaaaatacatttccttgtttaattttttgagGGAATGGTCTCCCTCTCACCAAGTTTACGTCTGAATGCAcaggtatgatattattataatactttagtaTAGgtcataacataacattatgtatatgGGTATGGTAGAGTGGATACTgggtatacgtataataatatatgtatactgctaataataataataatacctaatagtatgTAGGTAGGTGCCTGTGCAGGGgaaggaaaaataattttaacaaattaaattatggtaTATTTTGAGGGGGGTGCTTGTTTTAAAcaatcagtattattatattacaatatgacaTTGTAATATTAGAGTGCAGATACGCGAAATACTTTTTACTGTATTTTGGAGGGTTGCtgggtatataatagtataatatcgtgATGTTTCGGGTCTGGATTGGGTCTCCAAATCGGTTTCTGCCCACAGTAGATACCTACCGAATTATGTGAATGTTTTCCCCGctgaaaatacattaaaaataaaaacataattctgCGAAATATACAGTGCGCCAAATGATTTCCACTGTCGCTTTTGTTTGGATTTTCACTACAACAATAGTCGGGTCACccttttcgtttttaattaaatccgAACGACAGGTAATTTAATCacaattagtatataatatacacatataatatttagtatgtacctatatacacgcaCAAcgattaaacaattaaattgaaaGTTTGTGAGGTTTCGCGGTGTGCAGGCGTTGCGGTTGTTAATgtcattttcgttttttttttggtttcgcgaataatattataatagttttaggtATGTTATGCATTTAGGACTTGCATATTTCCTCGaatttgtaaaacaattattgtaaatcgGTTTTTCGGGTGAACAAACATCACAAAATTCCGAATAAGGGCAGATGAGTTGAAATACGAATCTCGTACTAAATATTTGCAAAACAAAATGTTGTTGAAAATACGATTGTGAATGACAGCTAAGTAAACGAAGTCGTAGGCCGTTCGCCATTTGGCGGCCCCGTCCATTTTTTTCTGCAATAACCAGGGTTTGGGACTTATAGCcctaaaaaacattaaaatattcactCATATATATGCCCCCAAAAACCTAAACATATTCGTTAATAAACgaataagtggatgtcgctctactgtatagtaggtacaagtgggtcaatgtcaatgtataatagattgtattaaacttgaattaaatgatataatatcattgtataagaaaaacgattcctaGTGGAGACGGTTTagcagtctggatattttatattgttattatttattatagtcggtaagttgaattaataatattattttttattcgtttctatggtaataaGCAAAGCATTTTTAATAAACCAACTTACACAACTACCCACATGTTTTCGATCGTAGATCACTGATCAGTGATTAGGTTGGTGTGCAATATTTTTCTACCTATACaatgttttacattataatcaattattatttattacccatgaatgaataatcattaaataagcATCAACataacaaatcattttaaaatatgcgaaaatatccaaaataaaacttatatttaaattctctGTACTTTGAAACATATTTGTATACCACACTCTGCTATATTTTACTACatctatgatgtataatatgcaaatgatATAGGCAGATCTAAATCATAAACATTTCTAACCCCAATACATCAACACGGTGGCaaggtaatacaaattttaaaaattgtcgtagaaattcattaaaattgagTCCTAAATCATGGTATGGATAAAAAATGGAAACGCTGCAATTTTTCTTAAGGGCGAGGCTGATGTGGAGcgatattttataagttttataattccACATGGGCGGGGTCAGGGTGATCAACCTACGTCatgtttacttatatattataaacgtcacaacgtaggtacgtattatacgtatacctacaacGTGTGTTGTCAAATTCATCACCATCAGACACGAAATTTTCAATGGTGATCCATCGTAACTTTGACGTAGTAGTCGGGTTAAACGTGAACGGCAACCATATAGGTACACCCCTCGCCGCCGCTATCCACACGTCCCGTTATTAGGTATTTGTTCCACGTTTTCGCGTGGCCATTCTTGGATTGTTTTACGTGCTTAATATTAAGTGTTGAATAGTGTGTAGACATTCCGGGGAAAATAGAATAGGCTTGTATCGGCTACCCGTAAGAGTAAATTTCGATTCTTATTCCCGGTCCCATGAAAAATCGATTGATTTAACTATTCACTAAAACGTAAAACATAAAAGGTAATCGTAAATAGGTAATCGACCAATAACGGACCATGATAATGAATCATCGTGTTTAAGACGTTATCTTTAGATCTccactacctaggtatatataggttCATCACATTTTTAGTggttcagtattttttttatgaaatctgGCATTATTATCTAGTTAATATAAGATTCTAATAATCCTATACCTAAGgattataaggtacctacttactctAAGCATGATAATGGGTTAATCATTGTGCTTTTAAATAAGCACACCGTATGGCTGcttaacaacatattatgtaccagCACAAAGATTTGTGTTTACTGTTGAGAAGGtggacattttttgtttttagattggTAGGTACCTgactaaattttatttatgttataacggtgtttgaaaacttattttgtaatttcattATGATGCACCGACCATATATTACGACAAACGGATTTCTAAAAGAAATTAGTGTCGGGTGTGACAATTTGGGATTCGTCTCAATTTCTACATTTATACTACggatacctacctagttaaattataataggtaggtagctaTAATTTTTGCTCGTAGGTATcttgcattttaaaatgaataaaaaaaaatcataaaaatcgaatttataacctttaatttgtttttatcttgTTGCAGTTTTAAACGGTTTcgtcaataggtaggtacgtactaCGTCATATGTTTCAATTCTAAACTTTCAAGCTCTTCAATAAAGTATCGGTAGAGACCACCTGCACTCTGCAGTCATCAAAGAACTGTTTCTTATTCGACTGGCTTTTTTCTTTGTCACTGCAGCGTAACGTTATTGATTTCCTGGATATTTCATATAATGTTCAACGATTTTCTTTAAACGTACATAATGTAGGTATCTACAGTAAATTTTATCtcggtattgaaaaaaaatataatcttagagtgcaaacagaaatatttatttattataaataagtagacacttttatattatactattttgtttaattaagtaataaagaacaaacctatAGTAAAGAGTGATTCTCTTATCGTCTATTATCTGACAATATCTTAGGAGATACAAGAggtttttcatttgttttaagcATACACCGATTACTGAGTAggtatcataaacattttaaaaaagtacctacgctcttaaacattataaaaaatgagaaaataaGTCTTTGTAATACTTAATCAGATATTGcctgaattacaataaaaatatccatGAAAATTATATGAGTACAAACTATAGTACCaagtaacatatttttttataattcctaatagtacctatctaagAGAGATggtaaaaaaacagtttataatatatttgattttgcaTAATGCAAATATACAATTGCAAAAAGAAaacattaacattaaaataatattgtaagactcacatttattttaaattatgtttgaatgacattttttcttattcaaagcagtcaatagaaaataatacatttttattttttcatttatattaataagaatacgtttaaaataattgaaatatattttttcaagctatacaatataaattgatttaaattaaattctacaTTAAATTCAGATTTAATAGTTTGTCTgaaatgttacaaaatatttaaaatgtaaataaaaggtATTAGAAATGAAAGCGCTATCTCAACCAACTTGTTGATTTGGATAAAGATAGGTGCATTGTGTAAGCatgccaaaatattaaaaaaatatttctattttgaaCTGAaatcaattcaattttaatttttatatacaatacatttttatgctcattttaaatgtataaataaatcacaaaaataatataatatggtttttctGGTCGAATTTCAACCACTGGACGATACTGATAGCAATTGATGaactataataagttataactgtaaTCTATAAAGCTTCCTTACTGatttggtaattattataaattaaatttatgcaattatacttcaacgttttaatataaaatatgttttccataaaaattcatcaacatattgtttaaaaaaatgtgttatactTACCTGTAtgcatattaaataggtacagtaGAGTCTCGATTACTCGAATCTCAAGaggaatacaaataaaatatacctcgAGGCTCAAACacaacttaaataaaacaacaaggtataagaaaaaaaaaatcgtttcatAGAGGctctactgtataatattattataatataataaataatttcagcaTTTTTTAACCACTACAGTGGGTATTGTACTTGTACTTAATTATACTTTATGACGATAACTCCAAAAAAGAaagataaacttataaataatatttaaaaaaccaaatgaCGATTctgatttatttgatttttgtatttgattcacactaaaatattgtcaaatttgGATTtagcatacctaatatattgaactataattaattgaaattttagattctgaacggagcaacagaatgtactgattttacaatgatgtgtttttttctgtctgtatCAACATTTTGGGTAGGAATAATGCTCCGATTTCGGGATCaccatcttttctgatagaaaactgaatctagttagtacttgaaaagtcaaaattgaaaattccaagcaGTTTTAGAAAGtgtcaagaaaaacaaaagtaaaagtggtaatttttacgcaaaaccaatttttgaaaaaatcaattttatttgtttggtgtAACTCATAAATGAATAACCGTAGGTCCTTGaatagtagtattataatagcattttccaTAAATGGTCACATTTTCGAAATactttgactctttttgagctatttatagccatgagacatatttaaaatgttgtaaattatttttcagttataaattcatataagaTTTTGTTTCATAGCTAAGATTCAAAATGTTAACAGaagatttaacattattttttatacctgtaacaaaaaaaaaagtatacttatactgaatattaatttttttataagcgtttgaacttataattattacgatattaattgattttcagCGGTAAATTATctaattcacatattttatcgatttttgagattttgttGTATTTCGAAAATGAATAACTCTTGAaatattcatcaaatatttataatagaattttcCATACATAATGAAATGTTCAAACATTGTTGACTCTTTATGAGCTATTTATAGCTATGAGAAAGGTTTTAAaattctgtaaattatttttcagttagaaattcataaacatttttgttttcatagataacattagaaattttaatagaaggtttccaaaaagttttattaccgctatcaaaaagaaaattttaacgTAGGTAAGTATTACGCTATTGATATCCATGAGATATTTTCgacttttattcattttttttaactattacattttattaattatacaagtaTGATAAGCTGACACaacatcttcgctcagaatcatttttcgtacacaatgatctatcattcaattcaaatataacacatccattacaacgacaTGCTTGACaactaatgtacagcagagcggtacctacttaccaaatttttaaatataatatcattatttatatatcaatggttatgaattataatttatagtttaattaccgataatattattaagctgaatacaatatatataatatcaatttttaatcataagATATTCACCACACACCAAAATGATTGTTGTTGTCTTGGatcacaacaataaaaaatcaaaatattaaatttcaaaacaaatatgcAGTGCTATCTAGTGATGGAAGTACAAGACAacatattatcttaaaaataatggttgCATGGTGAAGAAGGTCGCGTTAGAGGCATTTCAGTATTGTACAAGTAAAATCAATTATCAAGACAGTAATaagtattgaattatttgaattattatatattttacaatgtggCAACTATTATTGtagccacatttttaattaaaatcaaaaatcggtATCTAACACTAAAATTGTATGGAGAATCTTCTCCCTAGTTTTAAAATGGTTGCTAAGTAATGATAAGTGCATAAAgtcgatgttttttttaaatatttatgatggcTTCAACAATGAAGTCATTAACcggtaaaaaaaacaatttacattataataatatcatagaacaataatattaacaaaaatataaacacatatcattgtcaTCATATACATtacaaatgtaggtactttgcaaataagaataataatagtcataaacttataacctaatataatagtacataggtatatgcgatataattaatttctgtTGTACAGATTAGTTTTTTAcagaaatacattaataaattaaaggttTTTAATCATACAATATCTTCAAGATTCGTTAGCTGTGGAAAGATTTTTTCTCTTTTCAGTTGAGTATGGGCATTCGAGGAGtaggtgttatataatatataataaataattaaagatgTGTTACAGAATTCGCACGAAAATCTTGGTTCTTTTTTCATTAAGTGAACGTGGGTAATGTTTGTGTGGCTGATTTTTATACGTGACTATATTGTTTATTCGAGCATATTAtactcctccccccccccaactcAAACATTACCCACGttcacttaataaaaaaataactaagacCCCCCCCTGAGATAAGGGTTTGGAGCTAAAAAGGTCTTTATTTGGTGCGCTTTTTTGCTCCGTTCCAAGGCGTGGGCGATTTTTCGACAGCGTTCTATTACATCGATGTTAGACTTACTGGCACAACCCCACAGTTGAATGCCGTAAATTCTGATCGGTCTTATAATAGCTATAtgcctatacatattacatattatagtagacGTTTGTTTTCggatttattttcttattatctGATTATTTACACatacttagataatatttttattaaattcacttAATTTAACTATAGCATCATTTGCAtcaatcaatacaatttaactttaatCCATGTTATCTTCGATCCATTCGATAAATGATGTCACTCTAGTATATCCACCTGGATAACCTCGTTCACCACATTTATATCCGAAAGACACAATACccactaaataatattgattacgaTTTTTCCACATTAAAGGACATCCAGAATCTCCCTGAAATaacaatcaaaatttaaaattataaatatattaaaaatgcacagtacaaattataaagttttaaatcaGCACCTGACAAGCGTCCTGTTTGCCTGTTAACGATCCAGCACACAACATTCTATCATCGATAACGAAATTCTTTAAGTCAAATAGCATTTTACATTCAACATTGTCCACTCCGCGTAGTTTAACTTCAATTAGATACTTGGATGCTGGTCcctctaaataataaatataatagtcttaagcccaaatttataaaatatacattgataatgtaattatatgttGTAATGcctataaatgtacctactctatttctatatttatatactatttggtTACTTACCAAACCTTCTGGAACCCCATCCTGTAACAAATAGTTCAGATTCAACGAACGTGTTGGTTCTATGATGCCATAAGATGGGTAAACAGATAGGTCGAATATAAGCTAAAAAAATAGTTgtgtttatgattttgtttgtagATTGATCTAGATGAAAATTAATACACTGCTtgtagtaataagtaataatttactaaCGCATGACGTACACATAAAAGTACGCCTTATACATGTGACGTATTGACCTTGTTATTGTCAAAGGTGggtattaactagttaaaaagttaattttttttaaactttttaacttaactagttagtttattttctaatcaacttataaacttaactagtttataattgaaataacttagcttttctcggttgattttaaaaaaatccatcaagttaaaatcattttgaaatttttcgtttatacgtaaatattactatatcatataaacatactataataggtactatactcatactataaaataaaaataatccagtacaaaaacacaaacatttctgttatttttcttgataacataattttgtgtatattaatatattttattaagttgtaaattatatattatgcgagtttcaattataaatgtttttaataaaattaataattttaaattacaaattgacaattgaaggtcatgtactcatcttcacgcattatgacattcaattgctatacgataaaaaatatatttgttaaattattcatttgagataagtatagtttaaattagtaaatagtagtaaagtaaaagtaaaagggtatacagtgtacattatgataaaagttccataaaattgtttttataatttataaattagaaactagaaagacacattcactctttatgtgatttgcgtactaattaaaaataaataaattaacattttttaaactgagttaagttaatatttttgtctatattaacttttaacttatcgagttaaatttataatttgttaactgttaaattttaacttattgtgtcttcttaacttaacttacctTAAGTTAATTATGTTCATTAAGTTGCCCACCTTTGGTTATTGTAACACATAGGGCGTGATTTACAATTTGCGAATAACAACgatgttgttattattgcacAGTATGATGTTACTTTTAATCTTTTTCTTTCCTTCGCCTTCTCTCCCAATTCCTTCATcttcaattatatttacatacgcCTTAGGCAAACCTTTCTACATCAATGCCCATTTCAAAACCTTTCTAGGAACTCTGTCGTAGGCCTTCTCTAGatcaataaaaatcatacaTAACTTCCTTTTTTTCTCTCCATACTTTTCCATCACTTGTCTAACACAAAATATTGGTTCTATTGTCGACTTGCAACTAATTCTTTGAAACCGATGTCTTACCTCTAATCCTTAAATCAATAACCTTTTCCCAAATATTCATAGTGCGACTCATAAGTTTTATTCCTCTATAgtttactaaatttattaaatacttattcaatcattcatttttacagttaatagttataaataataataatacaaattaccagTTGTTATTCTTGTAATCATCGCAAAgtctataaaaaatacatattcatattatttataaatgtaacacTTACTCTTTGACGATTTATTTTTGTCTCCCTGTGTGAATTATGATTATGTCGAATATAGTCAGAGTTTAAAATATCCTCATCATTCACCACTTAAGAATTATTGGAAGTATATAATGTAGCTTAACACGTTTTACGCAACACCAACGAATTTCATTAGTGATCAAATTTTCGAAgcgaaaataaatttatatttattaaaagctACACTGTTGTTTTTCTCTTGACAACGATAAATGAaactcaaatattatttttaaatagtttttagtagaaaacaataattggtcatttatattataactgtaataatgtatataattatatgcatgtatttgtaacatatttaaactggccttttaacaatatattataatttataggagccttttattcatttttcaagctttttgagtaagcaaatatatttaattgacatttttagaaaaaaaatctaaaaaaaattggcaacttaaaatgtcagtaaataggttaaataaatcaaaatattttttggtgtagagaaaatgctaatatcaaCATTCAGTGAACTTGTCATacatctacagtcatttgttttagagttacaccaaaaaccaaatttaattttgccaagAGCCAAATTTTCGTAAAAGTTTCTGTAttcccatatttttttttactcttttacTCTTGACCACCCTAAATATCAACAAGATTCacattcctatcagaaaagatgctgttgaagaaaatccaaacatatttactgtcctaaaaggttataacagacaaaaataaaatacattttttttaagaacacgcataattgtaaaaacaatatattcatcgctttgcttagaatctaaaattcattGCATGTAATACACTTGGTGATtctatgtatttgaaatttttagtaaGAATATTCTAACTTAACATttcttatttctataataatgtaattaataggTGTCTTGACACCCTCagtgacatatattatatggtatagcGTTAAgaagtttaatatattagagaaaaaataattagtaaatataagaaatacttACGATTGAATTCAACactgttgtttaattttaataatgcaatatCATTGGTCAGTTTTTGTGCGTTATATTCTTTATGTCTAATGACCCGTGAAATTGTCACATCTATTGGTTTTGCAGCTTTAGGCCaatgtattttaagtaaatGACCTAAACGCACAACAGTCCTGAAAAACCAAATAATTGGAAgctaatatatttgatattaatgattagtaaaaattgatttgatatAATCGTTGATAGatcgtttatataaaaaataaataataattattaacattttaataaaagtgtttttgATCTGAAAATccgaattgaatattatttcagtaGTTTTTACATTCTTATCTTATATAGGAAGACTGCCAGGATATACATACTATGTGTCAATGAGGTTTTATTAAACTGAATAGTGCcaaggtatattatgtaatctttGTGTCATTCCAACTTAGGAGTAACGGACGTAGAATCGGTAAGCGCATACCATCGTACCCCAtgagttaacattttaattaagtttagaGAGTTTCACTAACTGGAGAGTCGAGGGTAAGGCGTAgttcattataaaatagtttattataaaaccaatgatACGTACAAGCAGGCGCAGTTCTAAGACTAAATTTGCGTACGGGCAAcagaacatttatatatatttagatataattagGTCTTAATTCCTCCCACCCACCCCAACACaacattttcttaataaaatagtatacactTTGCCGGTAAGCggtaacatatacattatacacttacaaACAAGACATTCCATGATCGACTGCAATGGTGCAGTGAGCAGCTGTTAATACGTATCTATCTGATATCAAGGAACCGCCACACTTCCACTCGTATTCCGGCTTTGGCATATCAGTATAAGAGTTAGAAGACCGTTTAAGAGTTAGATACCCGAGTGCCACTATCCAGGGCCGATTAACTACATATTTTGTTGCgcctatatttgtaattataattcattaaatctTGTATTTtctatgtatgtattttgtgAAATTCAAAGCTatagtcaaaaaaaaatataatttaatatgttttcaaatatatacctaatttagcaGATTTTCTTTCGATCCCTCCTGTTATTTCATGTGGATGATACTGGTAAAATTGAAACTCCTTTCCACAAGTTTCTTGAGATGGCAATTTGCTTGGTGAATTTATTTCGTCAATTTCCgataatgtaaaatcaatattgaGAGTAATTTTCTTTTGAGAAAATTCAGTGTTGGTGGTAAGTTCATTCTCCAATGGACAGCGTACCTTAGCGTAATAAGTGGAATTATCCTTATTTACACACATGGAGTTTCTGAGATTAATGCTAAAAGAAGAATTTTGTATCTGATTTTCTAATGGATAATGTGTTGGGCATCTTGTTATGTTAATGCAATTGCCGTTAAGATCATTTGACGTGATACattctaaaaatttaaacaattatgtcAGTCTCGTATCAGCATTCATAGCGTGCGGTTGTGCGTAAGTCGATTAGTATAGTATGCGTATAGTATGTGTTACATGGACCTTGCTCTCTAATCATTCAAGATAATTTCGAACTGCTCAAAGTGTAACGAAACAATAATAACGAGCGATGAAATTATCTGTTCGCAATGCATTAACTATTACCACTACTTATGTGAAGGCATTACTGAAGCGACCTTCAATAAACAATCCAAAAATACACGTAGCAGATGGATATGTAATAAATGCAAATTTAAATGggataaac
This portion of the Acyrthosiphon pisum isolate AL4f chromosome A1, pea_aphid_22Mar2018_4r6ur, whole genome shotgun sequence genome encodes:
- the LOC100573323 gene encoding venom protease isoform X2, with protein sequence MCVNKDNSTYYAKVRCPLENELTTNTEFSQKKITLNIDFTLSEIDEINSPSKLPSQETCGKEFQFYQYHPHEITGGIERKSAKLGATKYVVNRPWIVALGYLTLKRSSNSYTDMPKPEYEWKCGGSLISDRYVLTAAHCTIAVDHGMSCLTVVRLGHLLKIHWPKAAKPIDVTISRVIRHKEYNAQKLTNDIALLKLNNSVEFNPYIRPICLPILWHHRTNTFVESELFVTGWGSRRFEGPASKYLIEVKLRGVDNVECKMLFDLKNFVIDDRMLCAGSLTGKQDACQGDSGCPLMWKNRNQYYLVGIVSFGYKCGERGYPGGYTRVTSFIEWIEDNMD
- the LOC100573323 gene encoding venom protease isoform X1, which gives rise to MERDKCIIYTVFVFSLAIGEDRSGVAQNSQKNNECITSNDLNGNCINITRCPTHYPLENQIQNSSFSINLRNSMCVNKDNSTYYAKVRCPLENELTTNTEFSQKKITLNIDFTLSEIDEINSPSKLPSQETCGKEFQFYQYHPHEITGGIERKSAKLGATKYVVNRPWIVALGYLTLKRSSNSYTDMPKPEYEWKCGGSLISDRYVLTAAHCTIAVDHGMSCLTVVRLGHLLKIHWPKAAKPIDVTISRVIRHKEYNAQKLTNDIALLKLNNSVEFNPYIRPICLPILWHHRTNTFVESELFVTGWGSRRFEGPASKYLIEVKLRGVDNVECKMLFDLKNFVIDDRMLCAGSLTGKQDACQGDSGCPLMWKNRNQYYLVGIVSFGYKCGERGYPGGYTRVTSFIEWIEDNMD